A genome region from Pseudorca crassidens isolate mPseCra1 chromosome 20, mPseCra1.hap1, whole genome shotgun sequence includes the following:
- the CNFN gene encoding cornifelin isoform X2 — MQFEMHDNVKGKAMSYPVTSQPQGASSYQCQLSDWNTTLMDCCSDMPICLCGTFVPLCLACRISDDFGECCGTPCLPGTLNSLRTGMRERYHIQGSIAKDWAALTFCLPCALCQMARELKIRE, encoded by the exons ATGCAATTTGAGATGCATGACAACGTGAAAGGCAAAG CCATGTCCTACCCAGTGACCAGCCAGCCCCAGGGTGCCAGCAGCTACCAGTGCCAGCTCAGTGACTGGAACACCACTCTCATGGACTGCTGCAGTGACATGCCCATCT gtCTGTGCGGCACTTTCGTCCCTCTGTGCCTCGCCTGCCGCATCTCCGACGACTTCGGCGAGTGCTGCGGCACTCCCTGCCTGCCCGGAACCCTGAACTCCCTGCGCACCGGCATGCGCGAGCGCTACCACATCCAG GGCTCTATCGCGAAAGACTGGGCGGCCCTCACCTTTTGTTTGCCCTGCGCCCTCTGTCAGATGGCGCGGGAGCTGAAGATCCGAGAGTAA
- the CNFN gene encoding cornifelin isoform X1, whose amino-acid sequence MSYPVTSQPQGASSYQCQLSDWNTTLMDCCSDMPICLCGTFVPLCLACRISDDFGECCGTPCLPGTLNSLRTGMRERYHIQGSIAKDWAALTFCLPCALCQMARELKIRE is encoded by the exons ATGTCCTACCCAGTGACCAGCCAGCCCCAGGGTGCCAGCAGCTACCAGTGCCAGCTCAGTGACTGGAACACCACTCTCATGGACTGCTGCAGTGACATGCCCATCT gtCTGTGCGGCACTTTCGTCCCTCTGTGCCTCGCCTGCCGCATCTCCGACGACTTCGGCGAGTGCTGCGGCACTCCCTGCCTGCCCGGAACCCTGAACTCCCTGCGCACCGGCATGCGCGAGCGCTACCACATCCAG GGCTCTATCGCGAAAGACTGGGCGGCCCTCACCTTTTGTTTGCCCTGCGCCCTCTGTCAGATGGCGCGGGAGCTGAAGATCCGAGAGTAA